A single window of bacterium Unc6 DNA harbors:
- a CDS encoding antitoxin gives MKIKEKDKKILEAYEQGTFKSIPNVKKEIARYREYAKSTLRKNKRINIRISEADIMHIQRKAVENGLPYQTLISSVLHKYADGNLIEKAV, from the coding sequence ATGAAAATAAAAGAAAAAGATAAAAAAATTCTTGAGGCTTACGAGCAGGGTACTTTTAAATCCATTCCAAACGTTAAAAAAGAAATTGCGCGGTATCGTGAATATGCGAAGTCTACTTTACGCAAGAATAAGAGAATAAATATCAGGATATCGGAAGCAGATATAATGCATATTCAACGTAAGGCTGTAGAAAACGGGCTACCTTATCAAACATTGATATCAAGCGTACTGCATAAATATGCCGATGGAAATCTTATCGAAAAAGCAGTGTAA
- a CDS encoding toxin, with protein sequence MKLFEWNSEKNVQLKEECGISFGDIVFYIDRGDVLDIVPHPQQSKYPGQRMFIINVENYAYLVPFIESEDVIFLKTIIPSRKATKKYLRG encoded by the coding sequence ATGAAATTATTTGAATGGAATAGTGAGAAGAACGTTCAATTAAAAGAGGAGTGCGGGATATCCTTTGGGGATATTGTATTTTACATTGATAGAGGAGATGTATTGGATATTGTTCCACACCCACAGCAAAGTAAATATCCAGGACAGAGGATGTTTATAATAAACGTAGAGAACTACGCATATTTAGTTCCTTTTATAGAAAGTGAAGATGTAATCTTTTTAAAGACAATAATTCCAAGCCGTAAGGCAACGAAAAAATATCTGAGGGGGTGA